Genomic window (Streptomyces sp. SLBN-31):
CGCACCGGCAGACGCGGGACACCGTCACGGGACAGAAGGGGAACGGACCGCCCCGGCAGGTCCCACACCGTCTCGTCGAGCCCGGGCCACCTGCGGAACCACAGATAACTGACCTGGGGAATGCCTTGGGCGAGGGCCATCGCGAGATCGGTGTCACCTCCCCGCCCCCCGTCGACCGGGCCGCTGGTGAGGAGCAGGACACGAGGCCGACTGCGGTCACGGGCCATGGTCGGCCCCCGTCCGCAGGCCGTGGGCGGACGCCCGGAACCGGAGATACGTCTTGTCGGGCAGTGGCAGCTTGTACAGCGCGAGCGTGCCGTAGGAGCGTCCGTGGAAGGCGAACACCAGGTGGCCTTCGGCCGCGAGGTGCCGCGCCGTGCGGGCATCCATCGTGCCGTACCCCTGATCGATCACCTTCCACGGGACGACCAGATAACGGGCGTACGCCCGGGTTCGAGCCTCGGGTGTGACCCAGTCGCCCATTTCGTACCTGTCCCGCAGCGCCCACGACGAGATACCGCCGCTGGCGCCGCCGTCGGCCGCGATGACCGCGCTGCCCACGGGCACGTGCTTTTTCATGTAGCCGCGCAACTGGGCGTAACCGTCGTCGCGCCCGGTGTGCACCTTGGCGTAGGAGATGCCCGAGAAGGCGACGGTCACCGTCAGGAAGCCGACGAGGGCCACGAGCAGGACCCTGCGCACCGCCCGGCGGCCGTCGCGCCGCCGGAAGCGCTCGATGCCCACTCCGAGCGCGGCGCCCAGCACCACCACGGTGGGCACGATGAGCAGATAGAGCGCCTGTTCCTCAAGTGTCCCCTGGGCGAGCGCGAAGGCCAGAGTGAGTCCGGCGCACAGGTGGAACAGGGCCAGCATCCTGAGCACAGGGTCCTTGCGGCGCAGCACGATCACCAGAGCGACAGGGCCGAGCAGCAGCAGCGCGTAGGTGGAGGCGAACGTCGTCACCTGGTCGATGAGCCGGCTGGTCAGCGACGGAGTTCCCGCGGCGTGGAACCCGGACTCCTGGACGATCCCGAGCAGGCGGGCCGCACCGTGGCTCTTGTCGTACCAGAACGGGGTGAAGTGACCGTAGAGTCCGACGAGGGCCACATACAGTCCGTACGGCACGACGGCGGCCGCGAGCGCGGTGAGCAGCAGTCTCCTGGGAGGTCCCCAGCCGAGGATCAGCGCGAGGACCAGGGGCAGCACGCTGATGAGCGCCGAGTGGTCCTTCGTCAGCAGCGCCAACCCGAAGAGCAGACCGGCCGCCACGGCCCGCAGCCGGGGCCGGCCGGGCAGCGGCTCGCGGGCCAGGGACAGCAGGACCAGGTATCCGGCCAGCACGAACAGCACCGTCTCGGTGTCCAGCATCACCCGGTCGTTCTGCCGGATGACGTACGGGTCCAGGGCGAACAGCAGGGCGGCCACGACACCGGCGGCGCGGGACCCGGCCCTGCTGACCAGCAGCAGTATCAGGACCGCCGTCGCGGCTCCCAGGAGGACGTTCACCAACCGGGCCTGGTACAGGCCGGTGACGAGATCGGGGCTGATGCCGACGAGCTTGCCCCAGCCCGCCTCCACGTAGAAGTAGCCGGGCGGATGCAGGAAGAACAGGCCCTCGGAGGTGCGGGGGAAACCGCCGTGCGCAGCGCTGACGCCGAGCTGCCGGTAGATCAGTTCGTCGACGAAGAGGTCCGCGGAACGGCCCACGTTCACCAGCCGCAGCGCCGCGGCCAGCAGGAAGACGCCGACTGCCAGGACACCCGTCGGCACGGCACGGCGCGCCGCCGGCGGCGTGGTCTGCACAGGGCGTGCCTCGAGGGTGGTCATGAGGAGGTCTCGCTGAACAGGTAGAGCTCGGGGCCGAGCGGGACGTGGCCGCCGGGGAACATGGCCCGGGACTGCGTGCGGTAGCCGAGGATCGCGGCGGACTTGGCGCCCAGTCCCGTGGTCCAGGTGACTTCTTCGCGCAGGCCGTTGCGGCGTACGAAGTCGGTGTCCATTGCCTCGTGCCGAATGTAGGGGAAGTCGCCGTAGTAGACGACGTGGCGTCGGCTCGTCTCGGCCGCCGTCCTGACCAGCAGATGGTCGACGTGCCCGCCGATCGCGAGCGGCGCGAGCAGCAAGGGCCGGGCTCCGACCGACGGTTCCGGGGCGGCGAGCGACCTGACGGTGCGGGTGAGGGTGCGCAACAGGTCGCCGTCGTAGGGCGAGATGCGGCCGGCGGCGAGGTGCCGACGGTAGGTGGGATAGACGTGCTCGCGCTCGGGCAGCAGCCGGCTCAAACCGCGTGCGGCCCCCCTCCCGCGAAGGGCCTTGCGGCGGAAGAGCCCCTCCGTGAGGCCCATGTGCCGCCAGGTGATGCCCATGGCCGTGAGCACATCCCGGTCCTCGGCGCGGCGAGCGGCGTACAGCTCCTCTGCGTCACGCATCCCGGACAGATGCAGGAAACGGCGAGCCGACAGGGTGTACGGCGGCGGGGCACCCGTCGTGAACAGCGTGACGACGGTGACGGGCGCATGCTGGCGGGTGTGCGCCATCAGAGCCCCGCACGACAGCACCGCGTCGTCGAGGTGAGGTGAGAGCACCACCAGGGGCACACCCTTCTCCACCGCGGTGGAGAACGGATCAGCAGTCATGGACGATCACCTCCCGCGGTGAGAACTCCGTGCGGCGGCGGACGACCCGAGTACGTCGCGCACCGTGGCCAGGTACCGGTCGGCCATCGCCTCCCACGTGTAGTGCCGTGCCGCCATGTACGCCTGACGCCCCAGCGCACGGCGGAGGTCCGCGTCCGTGGCGAGCCGGCCGATCTCCTCGGCCATCCGGTCGACGTCGAAGCAGGGAACGCCGATGTTCCCCTTGCCCTCCATCCAGTCCAGGGAGGGCAGGTCGAAGTGGAGCACCGGCTTGCCGTGGACCATGCTCTCGAGTGCGACGAGCCCGAACGCCTCGGTGCGCGAGGGCATGACCATGAAGGCGCTCTCCCTGAGCAGTTGCTCTTTGCGTTCCGAGGCGACGAAGCCGAGTCGGCGGACGTTCGCACCCGTGTGGGCGAGCAGCGACTCGACCCTGCGTTCCTCGGCCGCGGTGCCGTGTCCGGCGATTATCAGCGGCAGGGCCGGGGCAGCCGCCGCGTACGCCGCCAGTAGCAGGTCGAGGCCCTTGAGCTTCACGTCGAGCCGGCCCAGGAACAGGATGCTCCCACCGCTGCCGAACTCGTCCTCCTCGACGTGCCGCTGGTCCACACCGTTCTCGACCAGGTGTACCGCCGCCTTCGGACTGTGGCGCCGGGCTTCCGCGGCGTCCGCCTGGTTGAGGACGACCAGGTCCCGGTAGCGGCGCAGAGCACAGTGTTCGATGGCGAAGGCGGGGATGTGGTACTTCCGCCAGGTGGCGTCGCTGCACCGGCACTGGTTGATCCCGATGACGGGCTTCCTGGCGAACAGGGGCAGCAGACCCGTCGTGAACGGGGGAGTGAAGTTCTCCAGCCACACGTCGTGCGGGATCCTTCGGGCGACGAGCGGAAGCACCGCCTGGAACAGCAGCTGGGCGGCCCGCGGACCGGCCTTGCAGACGGGCACGAAGCGGTACCGCAGCCCGTCACGCACCTGTGTTCCGCCGTGGGTGGCCGCGGTGACGACGGTGACGTCGAACTCCTGGGCCAGGCGGCGTGCCACGTGATCGATCACTACCGATCCGCCGCCCCGGTAGTCGGTGCTCTGGACGGTGTCGAAGGCTGAGACGACCACCTGCGCTCGCGCGCGCGGCACGGGCCCGTCGAGGGCGTCGGCGCTAGGCTGCTGCTCACGCGAGGTGTTCCCGCGCGCCACCATGAGCCGGAAGGCGGCGTCCGCGGCGAGGGCCGGCGTGGTGGCGCGCGCGTCGAGGCCGACCACGTCGGCCGAGGAGCGCGCCCAGCGGCGGTAGCGTTCCTGCCAGTGCCGTCCCGGGTCCCTCGCGTCCGCGGCGTCGCACGCCGGCTCCTCGCCGGCATGACTCTCGAGGAGTAGCGTCAGGTCGTACGCGCCGGCCAGGCGGCGGAAGAGCGCAGCCGTCCGGGAGCCTGCCGGGGGATCGAACTTGGCCAGGGAGTCGAGCGGTCCCCGGTCGGTGAGGATCACGCAGGGACGGCGCAGTGCCAGGCGGCGCACGGCGGCCCGCACCCGCGCGCCGGCCAGCCGCAGGGCGGTCTCGGACGCGTCGATGCGGGCATGGACGGCGTCGAACCAGGTTCCGCGCTGCGACGACGGGCCCGTAGGGCGTCCGGACCGGGGCCGGCCGGGGAAGCGGCGGCACATCACGCAGCCGTAGCAGTAGGTCCTCGTGACCGTGCAGCCCTCCTGCCGCAGCGTGGCCACGACCCGGCCCACCAGAGTGGTCTTGCCGGAATCGTCGGGACCGGACACCGCCACCAGCAGCCGGCCGGGTATCGGCGGGCGCGATGAGGAGCGTTGCGGGCTGGTCATGACGTCCCCGCCTTTCGGGTCTTGGTGACGTACAGCGGGATCCTGAGCGCGGCCTCTCGTACGGCGCCTTCGATGCGCCCCTCGCGCAGCAGACGGGGGGTGTGCTCCACCGCCACGTGAAGCGAGGTCCTGGCCGGCAGGGGCACGGGCAGGGCGACGAACTCACCCCGGTCGAGCCGTCCGACGGCTTCCATGGCGGTGGCCAGGGCCTGGCCGTGGGCGGTGCCCCAGCCTTCCCGGACCGACTCCCGGTGGGCCTCGGCCATTACGTCCGGCTGTAGCAGCGGCCTGATGGCAAGGAGCTCCGACAGCTCGAAGGACAGATTCTGAAAGAGCGCGTGGGCCAGCCAGATACGCAGCCGGTCGGCGGGGCGGGGTTCCAGCCAGGGCCGGTCGTCCGCGGCCAGCGCGCGGGCGAAAAGCCGGTCGTTGGCCATCACCGGGACGCCGAACCAGCCCACGGACGCGTGCAGGTGGGCGGCCGGTCCGCTGGGCGGCCAAAGGAGCACCTTGGTCGAACGCTCAAGCCAGTACCGCTCACGGCGCACGGACCAGCCGGACAGGGCCTCGGCCGCCGCTGCCCACCGGCCGTCGGGGACCACCAGATCGAAGTCGCCGCCCACGTGCTCGCCAGGCCCGTCCGCCTTGATCAGGACACTCGGAATCCCGGCGGCCAGCAGCCGCTCGGTCGCCTCGCGCAGACTGCTCAGGAAGGACGCGTCGCGCTCCTCCACCTCGACCACGGTCTCGGCCAGTTGCCGCGGATAGCACCGGGCGAGCAGGGCTTCCGTGTTGCTGTCCCGGGCGACCGCCAGCGCGCGGCGCAGCTCGTCCTCGTCCGCGACCCTGACGTCATGGCGCCACACGGCGTCGAGGAGGAGCCGAGCGCCGGCGGTATCCCCGCGGGGGCGTACGGCACCGGGGCGCGGGCCGTCCCCGCCGGGACCACGGTCGGCGCCCGCGCTCTCACGGTCCGCTCCCGCGGCCTGTGCCGATGTGCCCTGCCGGGGTGCCGAACCCTCCGACCGGCCGTGCGCGGTGGCCGTCGCCCGGTGACGAAGGAAGCGAACGGCCGCCATGATTGCGATGGCCGTCGCGGCGACCAGCCATGCCGCGGGAACCGGACGCAGTGCCACGAGCACGCAGGTGACGACGAGCGGCTCGACCAGCGGCAGCTGCGCGAACACGCCGAACCCCTGCCTGCGTACCAGCAGACGCACCAGCAGCAGCAGCGCCGCCACAG
Coding sequences:
- a CDS encoding PIG-L deacetylase family protein → MTADPFSTAVEKGVPLVVLSPHLDDAVLSCGALMAHTRQHAPVTVVTLFTTGAPPPYTLSARRFLHLSGMRDAEELYAARRAEDRDVLTAMGITWRHMGLTEGLFRRKALRGRGAARGLSRLLPEREHVYPTYRRHLAAGRISPYDGDLLRTLTRTVRSLAAPEPSVGARPLLLAPLAIGGHVDHLLVRTAAETSRRHVVYYGDFPYIRHEAMDTDFVRRNGLREEVTWTTGLGAKSAAILGYRTQSRAMFPGGHVPLGPELYLFSETSS
- a CDS encoding lipopolysaccharide biosynthesis protein, whose product is MTSIRVSAPRTVARPDDVTAVQGARWVTAAWLTIGALNYGYALLLTRSLAVDDFATFAAGQGLVLCAATIALVAIPWVLAQALARARTQTERADAVRFSIVIAVTGGVVAGGVVALVASRFADATTVAALGVVTLLIYITRVSGGWLQGTERMCTLAGVLTGEAALKVVVGLFLVSVLGLGATGALAAFGIAALPLLIWWPYRMTRGRGRWAQARANRDLWRRAVEMGTVQSLVALMATIDLVLVTLLPAGAAATASYQVSVMMGRAPLFLASAVSVAFFPALSRRRMGTPLATNAMRMYLIVAFPLAAVYATTPPGVLDVIFPANYGTLSRLVMFTAVSGFAIGGINLVSTFFQAVNDQSCQSRQAVGVLLFVAGLVIGWRAGGVLGLAIGGCCGAVAALLLLVRLLVRRQGFGVFAQLPLVEPLVVTCVLVALRPVPAAWLVAATAIAIMAAVRFLRHRATATAHGRSEGSAPRQGTSAQAAGADRESAGADRGPGGDGPRPGAVRPRGDTAGARLLLDAVWRHDVRVADEDELRRALAVARDSNTEALLARCYPRQLAETVVEVEERDASFLSSLREATERLLAAGIPSVLIKADGPGEHVGGDFDLVVPDGRWAAAAEALSGWSVRRERYWLERSTKVLLWPPSGPAAHLHASVGWFGVPVMANDRLFARALAADDRPWLEPRPADRLRIWLAHALFQNLSFELSELLAIRPLLQPDVMAEAHRESVREGWGTAHGQALATAMEAVGRLDRGEFVALPVPLPARTSLHVAVEHTPRLLREGRIEGAVREAALRIPLYVTKTRKAGTS
- a CDS encoding glycosyltransferase, which gives rise to MTSPQRSSSRPPIPGRLLVAVSGPDDSGKTTLVGRVVATLRQEGCTVTRTYCYGCVMCRRFPGRPRSGRPTGPSSQRGTWFDAVHARIDASETALRLAGARVRAAVRRLALRRPCVILTDRGPLDSLAKFDPPAGSRTAALFRRLAGAYDLTLLLESHAGEEPACDAADARDPGRHWQERYRRWARSSADVVGLDARATTPALAADAAFRLMVARGNTSREQQPSADALDGPVPRARAQVVVSAFDTVQSTDYRGGGSVVIDHVARRLAQEFDVTVVTAATHGGTQVRDGLRYRFVPVCKAGPRAAQLLFQAVLPLVARRIPHDVWLENFTPPFTTGLLPLFARKPVIGINQCRCSDATWRKYHIPAFAIEHCALRRYRDLVVLNQADAAEARRHSPKAAVHLVENGVDQRHVEEDEFGSGGSILFLGRLDVKLKGLDLLLAAYAAAAPALPLIIAGHGTAAEERRVESLLAHTGANVRRLGFVASERKEQLLRESAFMVMPSRTEAFGLVALESMVHGKPVLHFDLPSLDWMEGKGNIGVPCFDVDRMAEEIGRLATDADLRRALGRQAYMAARHYTWEAMADRYLATVRDVLGSSAAARSSHRGR
- a CDS encoding phospholipid carrier-dependent glycosyltransferase, producing MTTLEARPVQTTPPAARRAVPTGVLAVGVFLLAAALRLVNVGRSADLFVDELIYRQLGVSAAHGGFPRTSEGLFFLHPPGYFYVEAGWGKLVGISPDLVTGLYQARLVNVLLGAATAVLILLLVSRAGSRAAGVVAALLFALDPYVIRQNDRVMLDTETVLFVLAGYLVLLSLAREPLPGRPRLRAVAAGLLFGLALLTKDHSALISVLPLVLALILGWGPPRRLLLTALAAAVVPYGLYVALVGLYGHFTPFWYDKSHGAARLLGIVQESGFHAAGTPSLTSRLIDQVTTFASTYALLLLGPVALVIVLRRKDPVLRMLALFHLCAGLTLAFALAQGTLEEQALYLLIVPTVVVLGAALGVGIERFRRRDGRRAVRRVLLVALVGFLTVTVAFSGISYAKVHTGRDDGYAQLRGYMKKHVPVGSAVIAADGGASGGISSWALRDRYEMGDWVTPEARTRAYARYLVVPWKVIDQGYGTMDARTARHLAAEGHLVFAFHGRSYGTLALYKLPLPDKTYLRFRASAHGLRTGADHGP